A genome region from Methanobacterium formicicum includes the following:
- a CDS encoding glycosyltransferase family 4 protein, with amino-acid sequence MKIGILSWILDRERTGIDNYLYNIVREMIIKDKSRDITLIHYRKTDNPLYQMVNEVVIGSLPGNMENPVSLSRALKREEIDVLHLPSHMALQVNPFFVSSQVKKVLTIHDLIPFFFKDKLPFFYKFWAPSLKLIKNRPHCIITDSQNTRNDLINHLQIPEEKIKVIPLAPNKDYTFMEDKAPVKDEILAKYGISSPFILYVGTVELRKNIPLIIKSFYKLLKSGVECKLVLIGKLGYGFPEISQTVETLGLGDQVLFMGYVPDEDLVKFYNAADLFVFPSLYEGFGLPPLEAMACGCPLISSNTSSLPEVVGDAGITLDPEDCEGFTKAMYQVMTSPGLQEEMSQQSLERAKLFSWKKTAEETWKVYQEVHKEGY; translated from the coding sequence ATGAAGATAGGAATACTATCCTGGATACTGGACCGGGAAAGGACGGGTATTGATAATTACCTCTACAACATTGTCCGGGAAATGATTATTAAGGATAAATCCCGTGACATAACCCTGATCCATTACCGGAAAACAGACAACCCCCTTTACCAGATGGTAAATGAGGTGGTTATTGGTTCTTTACCGGGAAATATGGAAAATCCAGTGAGCCTGTCCCGGGCTCTTAAAAGAGAGGAAATCGATGTGTTGCATTTACCCTCCCATATGGCACTCCAGGTTAACCCTTTTTTCGTAAGTTCCCAAGTGAAAAAGGTTTTAACCATCCACGATCTTATTCCATTTTTCTTCAAGGACAAGCTCCCTTTTTTCTATAAATTCTGGGCACCCTCATTGAAGCTAATCAAGAACAGACCCCACTGTATAATCACCGACTCACAAAACACACGTAATGACCTCATAAACCATCTCCAGATACCTGAAGAAAAGATAAAAGTCATTCCCCTGGCTCCTAATAAAGATTACACTTTTATGGAGGACAAAGCTCCAGTAAAAGACGAAATACTGGCTAAGTATGGGATATCTTCCCCCTTCATCCTTTACGTGGGGACGGTTGAATTACGTAAAAATATCCCCCTTATCATTAAATCCTTTTATAAGCTCTTAAAGAGTGGAGTGGAGTGTAAATTGGTATTGATTGGAAAATTAGGTTATGGATTTCCTGAAATATCTCAAACTGTAGAGACACTGGGACTGGGGGATCAGGTTCTGTTCATGGGTTATGTTCCTGATGAGGATCTGGTTAAATTCTACAATGCTGCCGATTTATTCGTCTTCCCCTCACTATACGAAGGATTTGGACTACCTCCCCTGGAAGCCATGGCCTGTGGATGTCCACTAATATCATCAAACACCTCTTCCCTACCCGAAGTAGTGGGGGATGCGGGAATCACTCTGGATCCAGAGGACTGTGAAGGGTTCACCAAAGCCATGTACCAGGTAATGACCAGTCCCGGTCTCCAGGAGGAAATGAGTCAGCAAAGTCTGGAAAGGGCTAAATTATTTTCCTGGAAAAAAACTGCCGAGGAAACCTGGAAAGTATACCAGGAAGTCCATAAAGAGGGTTATTAA
- a CDS encoding glycosyltransferase family 2 protein → MKNKDHDLETTHRVSIVIINWNNWMDTLECLKSLLNINNSVFQIVLVDNNSTDDSITQIRDFARQIPLEIAEFREGELENPRSKNDLQEKLVLIKNNINHGFAAGNNIGVHFALQYLNPDYVLLLNNDTITHENFLDELLRVACRNDRVGSIQPVLLNYDASAIDSLGQECYWWGAEDICMGQPLNHIEKGIFSDGEIFGSCAAAALYPCEVLRETGLFDGDFFVELEDVDLSWRIRLSGYNSFLAGKALVYHKRGVSGTLSSRDIIKGVKDESMVHKWHRQSRNWLIIVTRYYPKSIIAKAIFRYPHKVLFTLFRLIYSSIILGKIRKTGKILHKNLKVRKKVKKNRFWSQIWQKWLKSSPTTCGNVNDG, encoded by the coding sequence ATGAAAAATAAAGACCATGATCTGGAGACAACTCACCGTGTTTCCATAGTGATTATAAATTGGAATAACTGGATGGACACCCTGGAATGTTTAAAATCACTATTAAATATTAACAACTCCGTATTCCAGATTGTTCTGGTGGATAACAATTCCACTGATGACTCCATCACTCAGATCCGGGATTTTGCCCGACAAATACCCCTGGAAATTGCTGAATTTAGAGAAGGTGAATTAGAAAACCCTCGATCTAAAAATGATTTGCAGGAGAAACTGGTACTGATCAAGAATAATATTAATCATGGTTTTGCAGCTGGAAACAATATTGGGGTGCACTTTGCCTTGCAATATCTTAACCCGGATTATGTCTTACTTTTAAATAACGATACCATTACCCATGAAAATTTCCTGGATGAATTGCTTAGGGTGGCCTGCCGAAATGATAGAGTGGGAAGTATACAACCGGTTCTGCTAAATTATGATGCATCAGCCATTGATTCCCTGGGCCAGGAGTGCTACTGGTGGGGTGCTGAGGATATCTGCATGGGACAGCCCCTTAACCACATTGAAAAGGGAATATTCAGTGATGGGGAAATATTCGGGTCCTGTGCAGCAGCCGCCCTCTATCCCTGCGAAGTTTTAAGGGAAACTGGACTGTTTGATGGGGATTTCTTTGTGGAACTGGAAGACGTAGATCTTTCCTGGAGGATCCGTTTATCTGGTTATAACTCATTTTTAGCCGGAAAAGCATTGGTTTATCATAAACGCGGTGTTTCTGGTACTCTGTCATCCAGGGATATAATTAAAGGGGTGAAGGATGAGTCCATGGTACATAAATGGCACCGTCAGAGTAGAAACTGGCTAATAATTGTCACCCGTTACTACCCTAAATCAATCATAGCCAAGGCAATATTCAGATATCCTCATAAAGTGCTTTTCACCCTTTTCAGGTTAATCTATTCGTCTATTATACTGGGAAAAATTAGAAAAACCGGTAAAATTTTACACAAAAATTTAAAAGTCCGCAAGAAAGTTAAAAAAAATAGATTTTGGAGTCAAATTTGGCAGAAATGGCTTAAAAGTAGTCCCACAACATGTGGAAATGTGAATGATGGATAG
- a CDS encoding glycosyltransferase family 4 protein codes for MKIAVFHNLPTGGAKRALYNSVEFLSRDHQVDVFVPSLADEDYLSLKDVAHGFRIYPVKNTLPGFLYSTLKYFPSKISIRDLEKTQKQMAQEVNRRDYDVVLCEQDKYTMAPFFLKYLKKPHVYFCQQPVHSQGKISQILYNEAGIKTSFNVEALRFRLFMNRMINLDQKLTSHSHYTVVNSYFSHETVLRSYGVNALVSYLGVDTSQFRPMDIPRENFILSVGRCIPEKGFDFIIKSLGKIDEKTRPELVLISDLVNIYWKNYLENLAHQLNVKLKILVLVTDEELVELYNKAQLVVYAPYLEPFGLVPLEAMSCRTPVIGVKEGGVRETIQHQETGILTDRDEVSFSQVVTELLLDQDKREKLATQSYKNIQKFWTLECSGKRLLNHLERTVDLY; via the coding sequence ATGAAAATAGCTGTATTTCATAACCTGCCCACGGGAGGGGCCAAGAGGGCACTGTACAACAGTGTTGAATTCCTGTCCCGGGATCATCAGGTTGATGTTTTTGTTCCTTCCCTGGCTGATGAAGATTATCTATCCTTGAAGGATGTAGCCCATGGTTTTCGCATTTATCCCGTGAAAAATACCCTCCCTGGTTTTTTATACTCGACCCTGAAGTACTTCCCCTCCAAAATTTCCATCAGGGACCTGGAAAAAACCCAGAAACAAATGGCCCAGGAGGTTAACCGCAGGGACTATGATGTGGTTCTCTGTGAGCAGGATAAATACACCATGGCTCCCTTCTTTTTGAAATACCTTAAAAAACCACATGTTTATTTTTGCCAGCAACCCGTACATTCCCAGGGTAAGATTTCCCAGATACTGTACAATGAGGCGGGCATAAAAACCTCCTTTAACGTCGAAGCCCTGCGTTTTAGACTTTTCATGAATCGTATGATTAACCTGGACCAAAAATTGACCAGTCACTCACACTACACTGTGGTAAATTCCTATTTTTCCCATGAAACCGTATTAAGAAGTTACGGAGTAAATGCCCTGGTTTCTTACCTGGGAGTGGATACCAGTCAGTTCCGGCCAATGGATATTCCCCGTGAAAACTTCATCCTCTCTGTAGGCCGTTGCATACCAGAAAAAGGCTTTGATTTTATTATAAAATCCCTGGGAAAAATTGATGAAAAAACACGCCCGGAACTGGTTCTTATCTCTGACTTGGTAAATATATACTGGAAAAATTATCTGGAAAACCTGGCCCACCAGTTAAATGTTAAATTGAAGATTTTGGTTCTGGTAACTGATGAAGAACTGGTGGAACTTTATAATAAGGCTCAACTTGTTGTTTATGCACCTTATCTTGAACCCTTTGGCCTGGTTCCCCTGGAAGCCATGAGTTGCCGCACCCCAGTGATAGGAGTAAAGGAGGGAGGTGTAAGGGAAACCATCCAACATCAGGAGACAGGAATACTCACCGATAGGGATGAAGTATCGTTCTCCCAGGTAGTTACCGAACTGCTGCTTGATCAAGATAAAAGGGAAAAACTGGCCACACAATCTTATAAGAACATCCAGAAATTCTGGACACTGGAATGTTCTGGAAAAAGATTATTAAATCATTTAGAGCGTACAGTTGATTTATATTAA
- a CDS encoding glycosyltransferase family 2 protein: MNSIEATVDLFQQQKGIYVILPAYNEEKTLDGVMGELVDLGVNLMVVDDGSTDNTYWVASGFVKRYPSQVSLYRHPINRGLGGALRTGIKAALSHNADIIVTFDADGQHHSPDIIPLCLPLINGEADVVIGKRNFQEMPFRKKFGNVVMNLITLLFYGRDVEDSQSGLRAFSNEAAGSMELHSRDYGISSEIIGEVQRKKLRLVEVPITTIYTDYSLSKGTNTKVGLKILAKLIRNIFK; the protein is encoded by the coding sequence TTGAATAGTATTGAAGCCACGGTAGATTTATTCCAGCAGCAAAAAGGCATATACGTCATTTTACCTGCTTACAATGAGGAGAAAACCTTAGATGGCGTTATGGGGGAACTGGTTGATCTTGGTGTTAATCTGATGGTGGTTGATGATGGTTCCACCGACAACACCTATTGGGTCGCCAGTGGTTTCGTAAAAAGATATCCCTCCCAGGTAAGTCTTTACCGGCATCCTATAAACCGGGGATTGGGTGGTGCTCTGCGAACCGGTATTAAGGCCGCCCTATCACACAATGCAGATATAATCGTAACCTTCGATGCCGATGGTCAGCACCACTCCCCGGATATCATCCCCCTATGTCTGCCCCTGATCAATGGTGAGGCCGATGTGGTGATTGGGAAGAGGAACTTTCAAGAAATGCCCTTTCGTAAGAAGTTTGGGAATGTGGTGATGAATTTAATAACCCTCCTCTTTTATGGTAGGGATGTTGAAGACTCCCAATCAGGTCTGCGTGCATTCAGCAACGAAGCAGCAGGGTCAATGGAACTTCACTCCCGTGATTACGGTATTTCCTCAGAGATCATTGGAGAAGTGCAGCGTAAAAAATTGCGACTGGTAGAAGTACCCATTACCACCATTTACACTGATTACTCCCTCTCCAAGGGAACCAACACCAAGGTAGGACTTAAAATACTGGCCAAATTAATCAGGAATATTTTCAAGTAA
- a CDS encoding flavodoxin family protein: protein MVRIMGIVGSPRKEGNTENLIKEALKAAGDVGAEIELVRLGSAEIEPCVACDICKATGECAIYDDMGEILEKMVKADGFIIGSPVYFGNVTSQLKMLMDRSRPLRMDFKLKNKVGGAIATGGSRNGGQETTIAAIHEFLLIQDAIVVGDGAPMAHYGGTGVGATAEDEIGLQTSQNLGKRVAELAIKLS, encoded by the coding sequence TTGGTTAGAATCATGGGAATAGTTGGAAGTCCCCGTAAAGAAGGTAACACTGAAAACCTGATAAAAGAAGCTTTAAAGGCCGCCGGTGATGTAGGAGCAGAGATAGAACTGGTGAGATTGGGAAGTGCCGAAATTGAGCCCTGTGTGGCTTGTGATATATGCAAAGCCACTGGTGAATGTGCCATATACGATGATATGGGAGAAATACTGGAAAAAATGGTGAAAGCCGATGGTTTTATCATTGGAAGCCCGGTATACTTTGGCAATGTAACTTCACAACTTAAAATGTTAATGGACCGCTCCAGACCACTGCGGATGGATTTTAAACTTAAAAATAAGGTTGGTGGAGCCATAGCTACTGGAGGATCCCGTAATGGTGGTCAGGAAACCACGATTGCTGCTATTCATGAGTTTTTACTCATCCAGGATGCCATAGTTGTTGGTGATGGGGCCCCTATGGCCCACTACGGTGGAACTGGTGTGGGAGCCACTGCTGAGGATGAGATTGGATTGCAAACCTCACAGAATCTGGGTAAAAGAGTGGCTGAACTGGCAATAAAACTCAGTTAA
- a CDS encoding DUF2304 domain-containing protein, producing the protein MILYQYIGVLIGIIGIIVTFLRFKSGKMSLNMLLVWSAVWILLIIFSVNPDTSSLLARATGIGRGLDLILIIGLIGCYYFIFKIYNMIENVEEEITHLVQEIALEKGQSSDFERKTPPKDKDSETEENNIDSHKN; encoded by the coding sequence ATGATATTATATCAGTATATTGGAGTGTTAATCGGGATAATTGGTATAATAGTCACCTTTTTAAGATTCAAAAGTGGGAAAATGTCCCTCAATATGCTCCTGGTGTGGAGTGCAGTGTGGATACTGCTGATCATTTTCTCGGTTAATCCGGATACCAGTTCATTACTGGCCAGAGCCACTGGAATTGGTCGGGGACTTGATTTAATACTTATAATTGGGTTAATTGGCTGTTATTATTTTATATTCAAAATATACAACATGATCGAAAATGTTGAGGAAGAAATAACCCATTTAGTACAGGAAATAGCACTAGAAAAAGGCCAATCCTCAGATTTTGAGAGAAAAACCCCTCCAAAGGATAAGGATTCTGAAACAGAAGAAAATAATATAGATTCACACAAGAACTGA